In Dioscorea cayenensis subsp. rotundata cultivar TDr96_F1 chromosome 11, TDr96_F1_v2_PseudoChromosome.rev07_lg8_w22 25.fasta, whole genome shotgun sequence, a single genomic region encodes these proteins:
- the LOC120272288 gene encoding LOW QUALITY PROTEIN: chaperonin CPN60-2, mitochondrial-like (The sequence of the model RefSeq protein was modified relative to this genomic sequence to represent the inferred CDS: deleted 2 bases in 2 codons), translating to MYRAALSLASKSRIVGSSSRQIGSRVSWSRNYAAKDIKFGVEARALMLKGVEDLADAVKVTMGPKGRNVVLEQSWGAPKVTKDGVTVAKSIEFKDRVKNMGASLVKQVANATNDVAGDGTTCATVLTRAIFAEGCKSVAAGMNAMDLRRGITMAVDSVVTNLKSRARMISTSEEIAQVGTISANGEREIGELIAKAMEKVGKEGVITIQDGKTLYNELEVVEGMKLDRGYISPYFITNQKTQKCELDEPLILIHEKKISSINAVVKVLELALKKQRPLLIVAEDIESDALATLILNKLRAGIKVCAIKAPGFGENRKASLQDLAVLTGGELITEELGMNLEKVEADMLGSCKKATISKDDTIVLDGAGDKKGIEERSELIRSGIELSTSDYDKEKLQERLAKLSGGVAVLKIGGASEAEVGEKKDRVTDALNATKAAVEEGIVPGGGVALLYASKELDKLQTANFDQKIGVQIIQNALKTPVHTIASNAGVEGAVVVGKLLEQDNPDLGYDAAKGEYVDMVKSGIIDPLKVIRTALVDAASVSSLMTTTEAIVVELPKEEKEATPAMGGGMGGMDY from the exons ATGTACCGCGCGGCACTCTCCCTCGCCTCCAAATCTAG GATCGTTGGGAGTAGCAGCCGCCAG ATTGGAAGTAGAGTATCTTGGAGCAGGAACTATGCGGCCAAGGACATTAAGTTTGGTGTGGAGGCTCGTGCCTTGATGCTTAAGGGTGTTGAGGATCTTGCTGATGCTGTG AAGGTGACCATGGGTCCCAAG gGACGCAATGTTGTTTTGGAGCAAAGCTGGGGTGCACCCAAAGTCACAAAAGATGGTGTCACTGTTGCTAAGAGCATTGAGTTCAAGGATAGGGTTAAGAACATGGGTGCAAGCCTGGTAAAACAAGTTGCAAATGCTACTAATGATGTTGCCGGGGATG GTACAACCTGTGCTACTGTCCTTACTAGAGCAATATTTGCTGAAGGGTGCAAGTCAGTTGCTGCTGGGATGAACGCCATGGATTTAAGGCGTGGTATCACAATGGCTGTTGATTCTGTGGTGACAAATTTGAAAAGCAGGGCCAGAATGATCAGCACTTCGGAAGAAATTGCTCAG GTTGGTACTATATCGGCTAATGGGGAAAGAGAAATTGGCGAGCTCATTGCAAAGGCTATGGAGAAAGTTGGCAAAGAGGGTGTCATCACCATCCAG GATGGAAAAACTCTTTACAATGAATTGGAAGTGGTTGAAGGTATGAAACTTGACAGAGGTTATATCTCACCATATTTCATCACCAACCAGAAGACCCAAAAATGT GAACTTGATGAGCCACTGATATTGATACATGAGAAAAAGATATCCAGCATTAACGCTGTTGTGAAGGTATTGGAGTTGGCCTTGAAG AAACAAAGGCCTCTGCTTATTGTTGCTGAAGACATAGAGAGTGATGCCCTAGCAACTCTCATTCTCAATAAGCTCCGTGCTGGTATCAAG GTGTGTGCAATCAAAGCTCCTGGGTTTGGTGAAAATAGGAAAGCCTCTCTGCAGGATCTTGCTGTCCTCACCGGTGGTGAA CTCATCACCGAGGAACTTGGCATGAACCTTGAAAAAGTAGAGGCTGATATGCTTGGTTCATGCAAAAAG GCAACAATTTCAAAAGATGATACCATTGTCCTTGATGGTGCTGGTGACAAGAAGGGTATTGAAGAGAGATCTGAACTG ATAAGATCTGGAATCGAATTAAGCACATCTGATTATGATAAGGAG AAGCTTCAGGAGAGATTAGCAAAGCTTTCGGGCGGTGTTGCTGTTCTAAAG ATTGGAGGGGCCAGTGAAGCTGAAGTAGGTGAGAAGAAGGATAGAGTGACTGATGCTTTGAATGCAACCAAGGCTGCTGTTGAAGAGGGGATTGTCCCTG GTGGTGGTGTCGCCCTCCTTTATGCTTCCAAGGAATTGGATAAGCTGCAAACTGCTAACTTTGATCAGAAGATTGGAGTTCAGATCATTCAGAATGCTCTAAAG ACCCCAGTGCACACGATTGCGTCTAATGCAGGCGTGGAAGGGGCTGTGGTTGTTGGCAAACTTCTGGAGCAGGATAACCCTGATCTTGGATATGATGCAGCTAA AGGTGAGTATGTCGACATGGTCAAGTCAGGTATCATTGATCCATTGAAAGTCATAAGGACCGCTTTGGTGGATGCAGCGAG TGTCTCATCTTTGATGACGACAACGGAGGCTATTGTGGTAGAACTCCCTAAGGAAGAGAAAGAGGCGACTCCTGCAATGGGAGGAGGTATGGGTGGAATGGATTATTAA
- the LOC120272267 gene encoding 3-ketoacyl-CoA thiolase 2, peroxisomal-like — MEKAMNRQRVILKHLLPSSSSASDSLAVLSASVCSAGDSAAYQRSSCFGDDVVVVAAFRTPICKAKRGGFKDTFAEDLLTPVLKALIDKTKIDPSEVGDIVVGTVLGPGSQRAIECRMAALYAGFPETVPLRTVNRQCSSGLQAVADVAAAIKAGFYDIGIGAGLECMSVNAAGWEGTVNPKVNTLQQAQDCLLPMGITSENVAHRFGVTRQEQDQAALESHRRAAAAVAAGKFKEEIIPVPTKIVDPKTGDEKKVTISMDDGIRPETALSGLSKLRPVFKKDGTTTAGNSSQVSDGAGAVLLMKRSVANQKGLPILGVLRSFAAVGVDPAVMGIGPAVAIPAAVKSAGLQIEDIDLFEINEAFASQFVYCLKKLELDPSKVNVNGGAIALGHPLGATGARCVSTLLNEMKRKGRDCRFGIVSMCIGSGMGAAAVFERGDGVDDLSNARICQSPNFLSKDAF; from the exons ATGGAGAAGGCGATGAACAGGCAGAGGGTTATCCTCAAGCACCTCCTCCCTTCGTCCTCATCGGCGAGCGATTCGCTGGCGGTTCTATCG GCATCGGTTTGTTCTGCTGGTGATAGTGCGGCTTATCAGAGGAGCTCTTGTTTCGGGGATGATGTCGTTGTTGTAGC AGCATTCCGAACTCCAATTTGCAAGGCCAAGAGAGGGGGTTTCAAGGATACATTCGCCGAGGACCTGCTAACCCCTGTGCTTAAg GCATTGATAGATAAGACTAAAATTGACCCAAGTGAAGTTGGTGATATTGTAGTCGGTACAGTATTGGGACCAGGGTCTCAAAGAGCCATTGAGTGTAGGATGGCTGCGCTTTATGCTGGCTTTCCTG AAACAGTTCCTCTCCGAACTGTGAATAGGCAGTGTTCCTCCGGACTCCAAGCAGTGGCTGATGTTGCTGCAGCTATAAAAGCTGGATTCTATGACATTG GTATCGGGGCTGGCTTGGAATGTATGTCTGTAAATGCTGCTGGCTGGGAAGGGACAGTCAATCCGAAA GTAAATACTCTCCAACAAGCCCAAGATTGTCTTCTTCCTATGGGTATCACTTCAGAAAATGTTGCCCACCGTTTCGGTGTAACACGACAGGAGCAGGATCAGGCTGCT CTTGAATCTCATAGGCGGGCAGCAGCAGCCGTCGCTGCTGGGAAGTTTAAAGAAGAGATAATACCTGTGCCAACAAAG ATTGTAGACCCAAAAACTGGTGatgaaaaaaaagttacaatCTCAATGGATGATGGAATTCGGCCTGAAACGGCACTCTCAGGTCTTTCTAAGCTTAGGCCTGTATTTAAAAAGGATGGGACCACGACCGCTG GCAATTCTAGTCAAGTGAGTGATGGTGCAGGGGCAGTTCTCCTCATGAAGAGATCTGTAGCCAACCAGAAAGGGCTCCCGATATTAGGAGTTTTAAG GAGCTTTGCAGCAGTTGGAGTTGACCCTGCAGTGATGGGGATTGGTCCTGCTGTTGCAATACCTGCTGCTGTGAAGTCTGCTGGTCTTCAGATTGAAGATATTGATCTTTTCGAAATTAATGAG GCATTTGCTTCTCAGTTTGTTTACTGCTTGAAGAAGCTGGAGCTTGATCCATCCAAGGTGAATGTAAATGGTGGTGCTATTGCACTTGGGCACCCATTGGGTGCAACAG GCGCTCGCTGTGTGAGCACtcttttaaatgaaatgaaacGCAAAGGAAGGGACTGCAGGTTTGGAATAGTTTCTATGTGCATAG GGTCTGGAATGGGAGCTGCTGCCGTTTTCGAACGAGGGGATGGAGTTGATGATCTAAGCAATGCCCGGATATGCCAGTCCCCGAACTTTCTTTCCAAGGATGCTTTCTAG
- the LOC120272534 gene encoding putative kinase-like protein TMKL1, whose amino-acid sequence MASPSHLLLLLLLFTFSFSSISSISDPLLLLSKIKPALQGPSPNLQLSTWNSSTPLCLWRGLSWSFSGAELRCNDSTVRANLTLYSDPSLQLLSIRLPAVALSGYLPAELSGFSSLGSLLLPSNSLSGPLPLDLFNSPSLSDLDLSSNSINGSLPASLWNLCDRLVSLRFHHNSISGAVPDPAIPNTPCSLLQTVDFGSNNLDGGFPQFLTGFQNLQELDLSANNFSGQIPSLASLKNLQSLNLSHNNFSGVLPDSFRTSSFSGEDFTGNSPELCGAPLKQCGSGSRLSSGAIAGIVIGLMAGAVLLASVSIGWVQGRKRRNRTKRDDEEMDMEMEMEEGENGAEGKLAVFQGGEHLTLEDVLNATGQVMEKTSYGTVYKAKLSDGGAIALRLLREGSCKDPSSCSPVIRQLGRARHENLVPLRAYYQGKRGEKLLIYDYLPSRTLHDLLHESRAGRPLLNWSRRHKIALGIARGLAYLHTGQETPIIHGNVRSKNVLVDEFFVPRLTEFGIDKLMVPAVADEMVSVAKVDGYKAPELQKMKKCSPRTDVYAFGILLLEILMGKKPGKDGRDLPALVKVAVLEETTMDVFDVEVLKGIRSPAEDGLVHALRLAMGCCAPVASVRPDMHEVVKQLEENRPRNRSALYSPVDTRSEIGTPF is encoded by the exons atgGCTTCtccttctcatcttcttcttcttctcctccttttcaccttctccttctcctccatcTCCTCCATCTCCGatcctctccttcttctctccAAGATCAAGCCTGCTCTCCAAGGCCCTTCCCCCAATCTCCAGCTCTCCACTTGGAACTCCTCTACCCCTCTCTGCCTCTGGCGCGGCCTCTCCTGGTCCTTCTCCGGCGCCGAACTCCGCTGCAACGACTCCACCGTGCGCGCCAACCTCACCCTCTACTCTGACCCTTCTCTCCAGCTCCTCTCCATCCGCCTCCCTGCCGTCGCCCTCTCCGGCTACCTCCCCGCGGAGCTTTCTGGGTTCTCCTCCCTCGGTTCCCTCCTCCTCCCCTCCAACTCCCTCTCCGGCCCTCTCCCTCTCGACCTCTTCAACTCCCCCTCCCTTTCCGACCTCGACCTTAGCTCCAACTCCATCAATGGCTCTCTCCCCGCTTCCCTCTGGAACCTCTGCGACCGCCTCGTCTCCCTTCGCTTCCACCACAACTCCATCTCCGGCGCCGTCCCTGACCCCGCCATCCCTAACACCCCTTGCTCTCTTCTTCAAACCGTCGACTTTGGTTCCAACAACCTCGACGGTGGATTTCCCCAATTCCTCACCGGGTTCCAGAATCTCCAGGAGCTTGATCTCTCCGCCAACAACTTCTCCGGCCAAATCCCTAGCCTTGCCTCGCTGAAAAATCTCCAAAgtttgaacctttcccacaatAACTTCTCCGGCGTGCTGCCAGACTCGTTCAGAACGTCAAGCTTCAGCGGGGAGGATTTCACCGGAAACTCACCGGAGCTTTGCGGCGCTCCATTAAAGCAATGCGGGTCAGGGTCAAGGTTGAGCTCCGGCGCCATTGCTGGTATTGTGATTGGGTTGATGGCCGGGGCGGTGCTTTTGGCTTCTGTATCCATTGGGTGGGTTCAAGGTAGGAAGAGGAGGAACAGAACAAAGAGAGATGATGAAGAGATGGacatggagatggagatggaggaaGGGGAGAATGGAGCAGAGGGGAAGCTTGCAGTGTTCCAGGGTGGTGAGCACTTGACACTAGAGGATGTTTTGAATGCCACTGGCCAAGTGATGGAGAAGACCAGCTATGGAACCGTGTACAAGGCCAAGCTCTCCGATGGTGGTGCCATTGCTCTGAGGTTACTCAGAGAGGGAAGCTGCAAGGATCCCTCTTCTTGTTCTCCGGTCATTCGGCAACTCGGAAGAGCTCGGCATGAGAATTTGGTTCCTTTGAGAGCTTACTATCAAGGCAAGAGAGGAGAGAAACTTCTCATCTATGACTACCTCCCTAGTAGAACTCTCCATGATCTTCTTCATG AAAGTAGAGCTGGAAGGCCATTGTTGAATTGGAGTAGGAGGCATAAGATAGCACTTGGGATTGCAAGAGGGCTTGCTTATTTACACACAGGGCAAGAAACTCCAATCATTCATGGCAATGTGAGGTCCAAGAATGTGCTTGTTGATGAATTCTTTGTGCCAAGACTCACTGAATTTGGTATCGATAAGCTCATGGTGCCGGCAGTGGCTGATGAGATGGTATCAGTGGCGAAGGTGGATGGATACAAAGCTCCGGAGTtgcagaagatgaagaaatgtagTCCGAGGACCGATGTCTATGCTTTCGGTATTCTATTGTTAGAGATTTTGATGGGCAAGAAGCCGGGGAAAGATGGCCGAGACTTGCCGGCATTGGTAAAGGTTGCAGTTTTGGAAGAGACTACCATGGATGTGTTCGATGTCGAGGTGTTGAAGGGGATAAGAAGCCCGGCCGAGGACGGGCTTGTGCATGCATTGAGGTTGGCAATGGGTTGTTGTGCTCCGGTGGCGTCGGTGCGGCCGGATATGCATGAAGTAGTGAAGCAGCTTGAAGAGAACCGGCCAAGGAACAGGTCTGCATTGTATAGTCCGGTTGATACTAGAAGTGAGATTGGCACACCCTTCTGA